Proteins from a genomic interval of Sugiyamaella lignohabitans strain CBS 10342 chromosome C, complete sequence:
- the SCS3 gene encoding Scs3p (Protein required for inositol prototrophy; required for normal ER membrane biosynthesis; ortholog of the FIT family of proteins involved in triglyceride droplet biosynthesis and homologous to human FIT2; disputed role in the synthesis of inositol phospholipids from inositol; GO_component: GO:0005783 - endoplasmic reticulum [Evidence IDA] [PMID 14562095]; GO_component: GO:0016021 - integral component of membrane [Evidence IEA]; GO_component: GO:0016021 - integral component of membrane [Evidence ISM] [PMID 12192589]; GO_component: GO:0016020 - membrane [Evidence IEA,IEA]; GO_function: GO:0003674 - molecular_function [Evidence ND]; GO_process: GO:0006629 - lipid metabolic process [Evidence IEA]; GO_process: GO:0008654 - phospholipid biosynthetic process [Evidence IEA]; GO_process: GO:0008654 - phospholipid biosynthetic process [Evidence IMP] [PMID 22927826]; GO_process: GO:0006644 - phospholipid metabolic process [Evidence IMP] [PMID 7706223]), protein MSVRQPEVLADTTGASHLHGPTGGSPSLFHREPSPLLDSDRADTEASNTKSSGAVNNGSVQKKTVYSLGGSSVPSIDSAGGVSPSTNNSDFGNLSNLGNFSNLANIGDGLKSKSDRNSSSRVSNSSSNINSNSNSNSNTNSNSNFNINSNSDNGINKSNSNDISNSNNSSISNISNNGSNTIASSHSSQNGQNGHTHQTIGFSADDTSIHNTNSGNVNFTSTINNRDGSLGNNGGDNAGDSTLGNSQGVSSLANNRGDGGDSTSRLYNSSNPDLASDDELPPDGSSSAYSSSGKDATALLYKFRFIVLLVYPIIIFLGELVHISQPEGTYFSNKRNIFNVFFVKRAWLWTTLAFIAIVVRAKVATNSTSGPGIKSATQSGSILKAQSYAGYHLVLRYAAATFWWVLFTQWFFGLPIMDRVFVLTGGGCDGLVEKVAEAAMSTNPAPGDATSPLPPLPVTSNSPLNNLVSSAYCRAHGGTWVGGYDPSGHTFLLVHASLFLWFELLPLIVTGRATSTGTGIGIGSAIGTSTSGSSSGTTKPATTFTTSLSVRLVLGLLAFWAWMVLMTAVYFHSFLEKLLGLVCGYLEVLLVYVVAANHPQLGAILGV, encoded by the coding sequence ATGTCGGTACGGCAGCCTGAAGTACTGGCTGATACCACTGGTGCTAGTCATTTGCATGGTCCTACTGGGGGCTCGCCATCGCTCTTTCACCGAGAACCATCTCCTCTGCTAGATTCAGATCGTGCTGATACTGAAGCTTCGAATACTAAGTCTTCTGGGGCTGTTAATAATGGATCTgtccagaagaagacagtTTATAGTTTAGGTGGGTCATCTGTGCCGAGTATAGATTCAGCAGGTGGTGTCTCTCCTTCGACTAACAACTCTGATTTTGGTAATCTCAGTAATCTCGGTAATTTCAGTAATCTGGCAAATATCGGCGATGGCCTTAAGAGCAAGAGTGATAGGAACTCCAGCTCCCGAGTCAgtaacagtagcagcaatatcaattccaattctAATTCTAATTCTAATACCAATTCCAACTCcaatttcaatatcaattcTAATTCCGATAACGGTATCAACAAAAGTAACAGTAATGACATTTCCAACTCGAATAACAGTAGCATAAgcaacatcagcaacaatggcagcaaTACCATTGCCAGTAGTCACAGCAGTCAAAATGGTCAGAATGGTCACACGCATCAAACCATTGGCTTTAGTGCTGATGATACCAGCATTCACAATACTAATAGCGGCAATGtcaacttcaccagtaCTATCAATAATAGAGATGGTTCTCTGGGTAATAATGGAGGTGATAATGCAGGTGATAGTACACTGGGTAATAGTCAAGGTGTTAGTTCACTGGCTAATAACAGAGGTGATGGCGGTGACAGCACCTCCAGATTATACAACTCGAGCAATCCTGATCTCGCAAGTGATGACGAATTACCACCTGATGggtcatcttcagcataTAGCTCGTCTGGCAAAGACGCAACTGCTCTGCTGTATAAATTCCGGTTCATAGTTCTACTTGTCTACCCTATAATCATATTTCTGGGTGAGCTTGTTCATATCAGCCAGCCTGAAGGCACCTATTTCAGCAACAAACGGAACATATTCAACGTCTTTTTCGTCAAAAGAGCCTGGCTATGGACCACTCTAGCGTTTATTGCTATTGTAGTCCGGGCTAAGGTAGCCACTAATTCGACTTCTGGCCCCGGTATCAAGTCAGCTACCCAGTCTGGCTCGATATTGAAAGCTCAATCGTATGCTGGATACCACCTTGTACTCAGATACGCAGCTGCTACATTCTGGTGGGTGTTGTTCACCCAGTGGTTTTTTGGGTTGCCAATCATGGACAGGGTATTTGTTCTGACTGGAGGAGGTTGTGACGGTCTTGTGGAAAAGGTTGCTGAAGCTGCTATGAGCACAAATCCTGCACCAGGAGACGCAACttcaccactaccaccactTCCTGTGACATCCAATTCTCCTCTGAACAACCTGGTTTCATCTGCTTACTGTCGAGCTCATGGTGGAACCTGGGTAGGAGGATACGATCCAAGTGGACACACTTTTCTACTTGTTCATGCCAGCTTGTTTTTATGGTTCGAACTACTGCCGTTAATCGTGACTGGCCGAGCTACTAGTACCGGTACTGGCATCGGCATTGGATCTGCTattggcaccagcacctctGGATCGAGTTCTGGCACCACCAAACCAGCCACAACCTTCACGACCTCGCTGTCGGTGCGACTGGTGCTGGGTCTGTTGGCATTCTGGGCCTGGATGGTGCTCATGACGGCCGTGTACTTCCACTCGTTCCTCGAAAAACTGCTCGGACTCGTGTGTGGCTACCTCGAAGTGCTTCTCGTCTACGTCGTGGCCGCCAACCACCCCCAACTCGGGGCCATCCTGGGGGTCTAG
- the NFU1 gene encoding Nfu1p (Protein involved in iron metabolism in mitochondria; similar to NifU, which is a protein required for the maturation of the Fe/S clusters of nitrogenase in nitrogen-fixing bacteria; GO_component: GO:0005737 - cytoplasm [Evidence IEA]; GO_component: GO:0005759 - mitochondrial matrix [Evidence IEA]; GO_component: GO:0005759 - mitochondrial matrix [Evidence IDA] [PMID 10468587]; GO_component: GO:0005739 - mitochondrion [Evidence IEA]; GO_component: GO:0005739 - mitochondrion [Evidence IDA] [PMID 16823961]; GO_function: GO:0005506 - iron ion binding [Evidence IEA]; GO_function: GO:0051536 - iron-sulfur cluster binding [Evidence IEA]; GO_function: GO:0003674 - molecular_function [Evidence ND]; GO_process: GO:0006879 - cellular iron ion homeostasis [Evidence IMP,ISS] [PMID 10468587]; GO_process: GO:0006880 - intracellular sequestering of iron ion [Evidence IMP] [PMID 10588895]; GO_process: GO:0016226 - iron-sulfur cluster assembly [Evidence IEA]; GO_process: GO:0016226 - iron-sulfur cluster assembly [Evidence IMP] [PMID 10468587]; GO_process: GO:0016226 - iron-sulfur cluster assembly [Evidence IMP] [PMID 10588895]; GO_process: GO:0016226 - iron-sulfur cluster assembly [Evidence IMP] [PMID 12065597]) — translation MYRVQRLNRLVQTVSGVASLAGSTGLRTAAGAGGRCYYHRPAVMGSRLQATKSRFVPLVSSRSMYIQTSATPNDDALKFLPSQEVLGDGARTIEYLSGRDAHSSPLARKLFAVDGVRSVMFGPDFITVEKDPESNWIYLKPEIFSLLTEHLSAGGPVVLEGTEAASDTLPSEEDSEVVSMIKELIDTRIRPAIQEDGGDLEYRGFTDDGIVQLKLRGACRSCDSSSVTLKNGIESMLMHYVEEVTGVEQVLDPEEEVSLKEFDKLEKKLEAAKQSAPEDQMAPSL, via the coding sequence ATGTACAGAGTTCAGAGACTGAATCGTTTGGTACAAACTGTTTCCGGAGTGGCATCCCTGGCTGGTTCGACTGGTTTGAGGACggcagctggtgctggtggtcgGTGCTATTACCACCGCCCGGCGGTGATGGGATCCAGGTTACAAGCGACTAAATCGAGGTTCGTGCCTCTGGTATCGTCGAGGTCCATGTATATTCAGACGTCGGCGACCCCTAATGACGATGCACTTAAATTTTTACCGTCACAGGAAGTTCTTGGAGACGGTGCTCGTACGATTGAGTACTTATCAGGTCGAGACGCACATTCGTCGCCACTGGCTCGTAAACTATTTGCAGTTGATGGAGTAAGATCAGTGATGTTTGGTCCTGATTTCATTACCGTTGAAAAGGACCCGGAATCCAACTGGATCTATCTCAAGCCCGAGATCTTTTCACTGCTGACTGAACATTTATCGGCAGGAGGGCCAGTGGTTCTTGAGGGTACAGAGGCTGCTTCTGATACCTTGCcctcagaagaagattcgGAAGTAGTAAGCATGATTAAAGAGCTCATTGACACGCGGATCCGACCGGCTATTCAAGAAGACGGTGGAGATCTCGAGTACCGCGGGTTCACGGACGACGGTATTGTCCAACTCAAACTGCGAGGTGCCTGTCGGTCGTGTGACTCGTCTTCTGTCACTCTAAAGAACGGTATAGAGTCCATGCTCATGCACTACGTCGAAGAAGTCACCGGAGTCGAACAAGTGCTCGACCCCGAAGAAGAGGTTTCCCTCAAAGAGTTCGACAAGCTCGAGAAAAAGCTCGAAGCCGCCAAACAATCGGCCCCCGAAGACCAAATGGCCCCCTCCCTCTAA
- the PAB1 gene encoding polyadenylate-binding protein (Poly(A) binding protein; part of the 3'-end RNA-processing complex, mediates interactions between the 5' cap structure and the 3' mRNA poly(A) tail, involved in control of poly(A) tail length, interacts with translation factor eIF-4G; GO_component: GO:0005737 - cytoplasm [Evidence IEA,IEA]; GO_component: GO:0005737 - cytoplasm [Evidence IDA] [PMID 11914276]; GO_component: GO:0005737 - cytoplasm [Evidence IDA] [PMID 15630021]; GO_component: GO:0005737 - cytoplasm [Evidence IDA] [PMID 15769879]; GO_component: GO:0010494 - cytoplasmic stress granule [Evidence IDA] [PMID 17908917]; GO_component: GO:0010494 - cytoplasmic stress granule [Evidence IDA] [PMID 18981231]; GO_component: GO:0010494 - cytoplasmic stress granule [Evidence IDA] [PMID 19470581]; GO_component: GO:0005634 - nucleus [Evidence IEA,IEA]; GO_component: GO:0005634 - nucleus [Evidence IDA] [PMID 11914276]; GO_component: GO:0005634 - nucleus [Evidence IDA] [PMID 15630021]; GO_component: GO:0005634 - nucleus [Evidence IDA] [PMID 15769879]; GO_component: GO:0005840 - ribosome [Evidence IDA] [PMID 8631901]; GO_function: GO:0003723 - RNA binding [Evidence IEA,IEA]; GO_function: GO:0003729 - mRNA binding [Evidence IDA] [PMID 23222640]; GO_function: GO:0003676 - nucleic acid binding [Evidence IEA]; GO_function: GO:0000166 - nucleotide binding [Evidence IEA]; GO_function: GO:0008143 - poly(A) binding [Evidence IDA,IMP] [PMID 9193001]; GO_function: GO:0008428 - ribonuclease inhibitor activity [Evidence IDA] [PMID 11889048]; GO_process: GO:0006397 - mRNA processing [Evidence IEA]; GO_process: GO:0051028 - mRNA transport [Evidence IEA]; GO_process: GO:0060211 - regulation of nuclear-transcribed mRNA poly(A) tail shortening [Evidence IDA,IMP] [PMID 17766253]; GO_process: GO:0006417 - regulation of translation [Evidence IEA]; GO_process: GO:0006446 - regulation of translational initiation [Evidence IDA,IMP] [PMID 10357826]; GO_process: GO:0006810 - transport [Evidence IEA]), with protein MTTELNHNQQSGSGSASASASTSDGSAGVKTNASGVNGSNDVNDGANGGANGSGASVVSDQATAGVVEVESGVKRLNLDANHSSATSDVTTSDATTGATATSDATTDTSAASGPTTPNLANQPASKNSSPQSLSPENCTLYVRDLDPLVSEAHLFKVFSIYGTIKSIRVMKDNYTKRSLGYAFVNYTMAEYAQNALRDVDLGHKIIIKNRACKVLPFQRDPAKRHENAAKSLANTPSIQGASSATASGAAGATAATGTTDSASGTAETSGSSGETVSQSGSTSSNPPTRQASSTPTSDSNIFIKNLDPSITSAALYETFSVFGKIVSCKVATDEYGIPKGFAYVSFESREAAQDAIDRMNGVLMNDREVYVGFHVPKCERLNRLNQTFTNVFVKNIDSQVTEPEFRSLFAQYGEIDSISLPLNNDGSCRGFGFVNFKTHDQAVKAMEELNDTLFHNRLIYVNRAQKKYEREEELRREQAANMLAAASAQNDLLSPSSSQKHYQGVNLYVKYLNKSLDDEGLKNAFSKFGTITSAKIMTDDTGESRGFGFVCYSNPQEAQDAINAMHDQIFQGNRLYVALAMRKDTRNKMMYLPPLGPGGPGQFGYLPGHFAGHQLPGQLHPSQIQTQLHNQMAAAGQLPFMPMAAAVAAAAAAAAAGGSGPHPHQQHHHHHHQQQLAHLQQQQQGQPPNVSAGLNQRQFNPLPPFYYPLAAAAAAAVNANGAASPMGLPAGIPPTGLPGSVSQYGSLGGPAGPNANFGYPPGTPPSVNRSRSSTPLGYRSNGSNGAGGPSISNGNNHNTTTTNSSSNNTSRNPTGLKINGNNKYPNSQNTSPASSTASSNSSHSRNKYSRSNQQRELYGSSLSAAIASAATPEAENQVIGEAIYPHALNHPLIHGDTQLAGKITGMLLEQDKAELLKWVDDHPILNRRIQQAYEAYDDFIKTSASPLDSSA; from the coding sequence ATGACCACTGAACTGAATCATAACCAGCAGTCCGGCAGTGGTTCGGCTTCGGCTTCGGCCTCGACGTCGGatggttctgctggtgttaaGACGAATGCCAGTGGTGTCAATGGCTCGAATGATGTCAATGACGGTGCCAATGGCGGTGCCAATGGCAGTGGTGCTTCTGTTGTGTCAGATCAGGctactgctggtgtcgTTGAGGTCGAAAGTGGTGTCAAACGGTTGAATCTGGATGCTAATCATTCATCTGCTACTTCAGATGTTACTACTTCAGATGCTactactggtgctactgctacttcagatgctactactgatacttctgctgctagtggcCCAACGACTCCTAACTTGGCAAACCAACCTGCCAGCAAGAACTCTTCTCCACAATCGCTGTCCCCCGAGAACTGCACGCTGTATGTGCGTGATTTGGACCCGCTCGTTAGCGAGGCTCATCTGTTCAAAGTGTTTTCTATCTACGGCACCATCAAATCCATCCGTGTCATGAAAGACAACTACACCAAGCGGTCGCTCGGGTATGCGTTTGTCAATTATACCATGGCCGAGTATGCTCAAAATGCCCTTCGCGATGTCGATCTCGGCCataaaattattattaaaaaCAGGGCTTGCAAGGTTCTCCCGTTCCAAAGAGACCCTGCCAAACGGCATGAAAATGCTGCCAAGAGTCTGGCGAATACTCCGTCTATCCAGggtgcttcttctgctacagctagtggtgctgctggtgccactgctgctactggtactactgattctgcttctggtacTGCTGAGACCTCTGGATCTTCAGGCGAAACTGTTTCACAGTCTGGTAGCACCAGCTCGAATCCACCAACTCGccaagcttcttcaactcctACCTCGGACAGCAATATATTCATAAAAAACCTCGACCCTTCAATCACGTCTGCCGCTCTTTACGAAACGTTTTCTGTGTTTGGCAAGATTGTGTCGTGCAAAGTAGCCACTGACGAGTATGGCATTCCCAAAGGCTTTGCATATGTGTCTTTTGAGAGTCGGGAAGCTGCTCAGGATGCTATTGATCGCATGAATGGCGTACTCATGAACGATCGTGAGGTCTATGTCGGGTTCCATGTTCCTAAATGCGAGCGGTTGAACAGATTAAACCAGACTTTCACCAACGTGTTTGTTAAAAATATCGACTCTCAAGTCACGGAGCCCGAGTTTAGATCGCTTTTCGCTCAATATGGCGAAATCGACTCCATCTCACTTCCTTTGAATAATGACGGTTCATGCCGTGGTTTCGGGTTTGTCAATTTTAAAACTCATGATCAAGCTGTCAAAGCTATGGAAGAGCTTAATGATACTTTGTTTCATAACCGGCTCATCTATGTAAATAGAGCCCAAAAAAAGTATGAAcgtgaagaagaacttcgTCGTGAACAGGCTGCTAATATgttagcagctgcttcgGCACAAAACGACTTGTTGtctccatcttcatcaCAAAAACACTATCAAGGTGTTAACCTCTATGTCAAGTATTTGAACAAGTCTCTTGACGATGAAGGTCTTAAAAATGCATTTTCCAAATTCGGAACCATCACTTCGGCCAAAATTATGACTGATGATACTGGCGAATCTCGAGGCTTTGGCTTTGTATGCTACTCGAACCCTCAGGAAGCTCAAGATGCTATTAATGCCATGCACGACCAAATCTTCCAGGGAAACCGTCTTTATGTTGCTCTGGCAATGAGAAAAGATACTCGTAACAAAATGATGTATCTTCCACCTCTTGGTCCAGGTGGTCCTGGTCAGTTCGGGTACTTACCAGGCCATTTTGCCGGTCATCAGTTGCCAGGTCAGCTTCATCCCAGTCAGATTCAAACCCAACTGCATAACcaaatggctgctgctggtcaatTACCTTTCATGCCTAtggcagctgctgtagctgcagcagcagctgccgctgctgctggaggaTCTGGccctcatcctcatcaacagcatcaccatcaccatcaccaacaacaactggctcatctccagcagcaacagcagggTCAACCTCCAAATGTGTCTGCTGGTCTTAACCAACGTCAGTTCAACCCTCTTCCGCCATTTTACTACCCATtagctgccgctgctgctgctgctgtcaatgCCAATGGAGCTGCTTCACCCATGGGTCTTCCTGCTGGCATTCCTCCCACCGGCTTACCTGGTTCTGTCTCGCAATATGGTTCACTTGGCGGTCCTGCCGGTCCAAATGCCAACTTTGGCTATCCTCCTGGAACTCCTCCATCTGTCAACCGGTCCCGCAGCTCAACTCCTCTCGGATACAGATCAAACGGCAGCaatggagctggtggtcCTAGCATCTCCAACGGCAATAACCACAacaccactaccaccaacTCCTCTTCGAACAACACCAGTCGTAACCCAACGGGACTGAAAATCAATGGCAATAACAAGTACCCCAACAGTCAAAACACCTCGCCAGCATCATCCACCGCATCGTCCAATTCCAGCCACTCGCGTAACAAGTACTCCCGTTCGAACCAACAACGCGAGCTTTACGGGTCCTCGCTGTCAGCAGCCATtgcctctgctgctactcCCGAAGCCGAGAACCAGGTCATTGGCGAGGCCATCTACCCCCACGCGCTCAACCACCCCCTGATCCACGGTGACACCCAGCTCGCCGGCAAAATCACCGGCATGCTGCTCGAGCAAGACAAAGCCGAGCTCCTAAAATGGGTCGACGACCACCCCATCCTCAACCGCCGCATCCAACAGGCCTACGAGGCTTACGACGACTTCATCAAAACCTCGGCCTCCCCTCTCGACTCGTCTGCATAA
- a CDS encoding putative phosphotransferase (Putative kinase; GO_component: GO:0005575 - cellular_component [Evidence ND]; GO_function: GO:0016301 - kinase activity [Evidence IEA]; GO_function: GO:0003674 - molecular_function [Evidence ND]; GO_function: GO:0016773 - phosphotransferase activity, alcohol group as acceptor [Evidence IEA]; GO_function: GO:0016740 - transferase activity [Evidence IEA]; GO_process: GO:0008150 - biological_process [Evidence ND]; GO_process: GO:0005975 - carbohydrate metabolic process [Evidence IEA]; GO_process: GO:0016310 - phosphorylation [Evidence IEA]), with product MSASLDGYYIGVDVGTGSARACLIDSTGTIVALAAKDISRWSPKSSYWNQSSTQIWDSICYCTNKIVADAQIDPNLIKGIGFDATCSLVVIHEKEDKPVGVGPDFDNHDQNVILWMDHRAEKQTKEINKTGHNLLRYVGGGMSVEMEIPKAKWLKENMPKGVFDQCKLYDLADYLTHRATGSETRSFCSVVCKQGYVPVGVDGSVKGWSEEFLNTVGLPELVEDNFRRVGGVIGQNGQYLSAGETIGHLTEKSAKELGLSKSIAVGSGVIDAYAGWIGTVASKFGPDDSNDIIESSDVAFNRLAAVAGTSTCHLVMSKDAVFVPGVWGPYKNVMIPDRWLAEGGQSTTGELLHHVVTTHPASDELKTIAERMGVSTFAVLNSTLEQMAKDQGVPSVVYLAKHYFFYGDLYGNRSPIADSSMRGSIVGESMDVSLNALAIKYLAAVEFIGQQTRHIIEALNKAGHQVKEIYLSGGQCRNTLLTQLMATCTGMPVIIPKYIEASVVLGAAMLGAKAASEGKLTLWEVMSKLSGKGSVIEPQATDSVDYKLVHAKYEIFLDQAERQRKYRKIVDEALGENE from the coding sequence ATGTCTGCTTCTTTGGACGGTTATTatattggtgttgatgtGGGCACTGGGTCGGCTAGAGCGTGTTTGATTGATTCTACGGGAACTATTGTTGCTCTGGCTGCTAAAGACATTTCTCGTTGGTCTCCTAAGAGTTCGTACTGGAACCAATCGTCGACCCAGATTTGGGATTCCATCTGCTATTGTACCAACAAAATCGTTGCTGATGCCCAGATCGATCCTAATCTGATCAAGGGTATCGGGTTCGATGCTACCTGTTctttggtggtgattcaTGAAAAGGAGGACAAACCGGTGGGTGTGGGTCCTGATTTCGATAATCATGATCAGAATGTGATTTTGTGGATGGATCATAGAGCCGAGAAACAGACGaaagaaatcaacaaaactGGTCATAATCTACTTCGATATGTCGGTGGTGGAATGTCGGTTGAAATGGAGATTCCTAAAGCCAAATGgttgaaagaaaatatgCCAAAGGGTGTGTTTGATCAGTGTAAATTGTATGATTTGGCTGATTATTTGACTCATAGAGCCACTGGTTCAGAAACTAGATCGTTTTGTTCGGTGGTTTGTAAACAGGGTTATGTTCCAGTAGGTGTTGATGGCAGTGTTAAAGGCTGGTCCGAAGAGTTCCTTAATACAGTCGGTCTGCCTGAACTTGTAGAGGACAATTTCCGTCGCGTTGGTGGTGTTATTGGCCAGAATGGCCAGTACTTGTCTGCTGGTGAAACTATTGGTCATTTGACTGAAAAATCAGCCAAAGAGTTGGGTTTGTCTAAATCCATTGCTGTTGGTAGCGGTGTCATTGATGCCTATGCTGGTTGGATTGGTACTGTAGCCTCGAAATTTGGTCCTGATGATAGTAATGATATTATCGAAAGTTCTGATGTCGCTTTTAACCGATTGGCTGCTGTAGCTGGTACTTCGACCTGTCATTTAGTCATGTCCAAGGATGCTGTATTTGTTCCTGGCGTGTGGGGTCCTTATAAGAATGTCATGATTCCTGATAGATGGTTGGCTGAAGGTGGTCAGTCCACTACTGGAGAATTACTTCACCATGTTGTTACTACACATCCTGCTTCTGATGAACTTAAGACCATTGCTGAACGAATGGGCGTCAGTACTTTTGCCGTGTTGAATAGTACACTCGAGCAAATGGCCAAAGATCAAGGTGTTCCATCGGTAGTCTACTTGGCCAAACACTACTTTTTCTACGGTGATTTGTACGGTAATAGATCGCCTATTGCTGATTCTTCTATGAGAGGATCAATTGTCGGTGAAAGCATGGATGTTTCTCTCAATGCTCTGGCCATCAAGTatctggctgctgttgagttTATTGGTCAACAGACCCGTCATATCATCGAAGCCCTTAATAAAGCTGGTCATCAAGTCAAGGAAATCTATCTTTCCGGTGGTCAATGCCGAAACACACTTCTTACCCAGCTCATGGCTACCTGTACTGGTATGCCAGTTATTATTCCTAAATATATTGAGGCTTCAGTCGTTCTAGGTGCTGCTATGTTGGGTGCCAAGGCTGCTTCCGAGGGTAAACTCACTCTGTGGGAAGTCATGTCCAAGCTCAGTGGCAAAGGCTCAGTAATTGAACCTCAAGCAACCGATTCCGTCGACTACAAGCTTGTTCATGCCAAATATGAGATTTTCCTCGACCAGGCCGAGCGTCAACGTAAGTATAGAAAGATTGTTGACGAAGCTCTGGGAGAGAACGAATAG